In one Echinicola marina genomic region, the following are encoded:
- a CDS encoding RagB/SusD family nutrient uptake outer membrane protein produces the protein MMMLKKYISYTLLMLLVMTGTSCDSWLDLRPVNGVVKQDFWKTKEQVRSALIGAYASLNGNYRGDHIPEQMFLWGELRGYMVGLNSGASFNDTQVIFGNIQSTNPIADWSSFYGTINLCNNLIENGPAALDTDETFQVADLNNYVAEARALRALMYFYLVRTFGDVPLVTAAIDSDEDELTHPKSPAADVLAQILEDLELAEMDIYEEHESIAASKGRMTKYAVYALQADVHLWMENYEEAVVAADKVLAGPYALVAQENWFRELFVEGNSTESILEIQYEAPQNNPFYGMFSTVQGRRFLAYPSVIEEIYGFSIDFPEDIDARSVDASLKSSGEIWKYIGTGTSSRREATASYANWIIYRLADVMLMKAEALSQIGRGEEALEIVAEIRERGGAIPATEESPVASAANDIVRYVLRERARELAFEGKRWFDLLRVSKMNNYENLDLMLQAAITNAPETNLNTILNQLRDTRSHYLPVYNLELNSNPNLVQNPYYLK, from the coding sequence ATGATGATGCTTAAAAAATATATATCATATACACTATTGATGCTGTTGGTCATGACAGGCACTTCCTGTGACAGTTGGTTGGACCTGCGTCCAGTGAATGGGGTGGTCAAACAGGATTTTTGGAAGACCAAGGAGCAGGTGCGTTCTGCACTGATTGGGGCTTACGCCTCTTTGAATGGTAATTACAGAGGCGACCATATACCGGAACAGATGTTTCTTTGGGGGGAGCTACGAGGATATATGGTGGGCCTGAATTCAGGCGCGAGTTTCAATGACACCCAGGTGATTTTTGGAAATATCCAGTCAACCAATCCCATAGCAGATTGGAGTTCATTTTATGGAACGATCAACTTATGTAATAATTTGATTGAAAATGGTCCGGCGGCATTGGATACGGATGAAACTTTCCAAGTGGCAGATTTGAATAACTATGTTGCCGAAGCGAGGGCTTTAAGGGCCTTGATGTATTTCTATCTGGTAAGGACATTTGGAGATGTCCCTTTGGTCACAGCGGCCATAGACAGTGATGAAGATGAACTTACCCATCCCAAGTCGCCGGCAGCGGATGTTTTGGCTCAGATTCTGGAGGATTTGGAATTGGCAGAAATGGATATTTATGAGGAGCATGAGTCCATTGCTGCCAGTAAGGGACGCATGACCAAATATGCTGTTTACGCCTTGCAAGCAGATGTCCATCTATGGATGGAAAATTATGAAGAGGCGGTGGTGGCTGCTGATAAGGTATTGGCAGGACCGTATGCACTGGTAGCGCAAGAAAATTGGTTCAGGGAATTGTTTGTAGAAGGAAATTCTACGGAGAGTATTTTGGAAATCCAGTATGAGGCTCCACAGAACAATCCATTCTATGGGATGTTCAGCACTGTACAGGGAAGACGCTTTTTGGCATACCCATCAGTTATAGAGGAGATTTATGGTTTTAGTATAGACTTCCCTGAGGATATTGATGCGCGTAGTGTTGATGCATCGCTAAAGAGCAGTGGGGAAATCTGGAAATATATAGGTACGGGAACGAGTTCACGACGTGAGGCAACAGCATCCTATGCCAACTGGATCATTTACCGTTTGGCGGATGTCATGCTTATGAAGGCAGAAGCACTGTCCCAAATTGGCCGGGGCGAAGAAGCCTTGGAAATTGTGGCTGAGATTCGTGAAAGGGGCGGAGCGATCCCTGCAACAGAAGAAAGTCCGGTGGCTTCCGCTGCCAATGATATCGTGCGCTATGTCTTAAGGGAGCGGGCCAGGGAGTTGGCTTTTGAGGGCAAGCGTTGGTTTGACTTGTTAAGGGTATCCAAGATGAACAATTATGAAAACTTGGATTTGATGTTACAGGCGGCTATTACCAATGCTCCTGAGACCAATTTGAATACCATTTTGAACCAGTTGCGGGACACGCGTAGCCATTATCTGCCGGTGTATAATTTGGAGTTAAACTCCAATCCTAATCTGGTCCAAAACCCTTATTACCTAAAATAA
- a CDS encoding SusC/RagA family TonB-linked outer membrane protein, with translation MKRKNIQKFCTAALALQMGFAGALFAQEVEEVQEVKVQPNQKSMYLAEQINGKVISKRTGEPLEGIGIAYKDLSATFSNSNGEFELMVPSFSTTIQINFGDLIVKEIPLNGRSSLDIELSDLELAKAGGNYAQLPYDSRLSEHITGSVNAIDLTDAWRGKANSPETALQGQAAGVNMIRRSGALGVGANTFIRGLASLNAETQPLVVVDGMIYDMNQYEGSILNGFTSNPLSFIDIKDIDKVTFIKDGGSIYGTKGANGVIMITTARAKDLTTRIDFHTYGGVNIRPQSLPVMEADEYRPYFSEMLSSSGLSTNEVLAHRYMNDMPDTLGYYNYHNNTQWQNQVMRSSYDQNYFIKVSGGDNIATYSLSMGHLKSRTVMDGETFSRSNVRFNGDFQITEKFTAGTNMAFSYALNDMYQYGYGVEDISPLNLGLVKSPFLAANIYDEAGKKSPNLSDSDSLGISNPRSIIENMQGQNRRFRFFGSYNAKYQFNDQFSLQSLFGLTIDQNRESFFVPDLGVEEEISGNAIVKNRIGGQIQRLFSTYSDTRFDYNNTYGYQHHLNVGLGFRYNKSNLEEDTGLAFNSGTDDFITLGSGVVSLNQNYGNVGEWIWMSYYLDASYDYLSKYFLDVKVAVDGSSRFGTAAQDGISLFGHQFGVFPSVQGAWLLSSEDFMANSRLDLLKLRLSYSQTGNDGIGNYQQYQLYKGANVIAVQGLVRSNLANKEIQWESNRKLNAGFDLATANRVFGLSVDVYQNTISNMLTYQPLRTVTGLDYYLANDGEMVNSGIDLGLSSRVLDREVKLELGLQVGKYLNEIKALPYDQRVTPVAGGETLTTVGEAANVFYGYQTAGVYSSSEAAASAGLSTIGVDGEQVFFGAGDVMFVDQNGDKVIDEMDKTIIGDPNPDFFGAFTAHASYKRFTFDAAFTFSYGNDIYNYQRQQLESMSGYENQLISVRNRWRAEGQATDMPRLAYGDPAGNSRFSDRWIEDGSYLRLKTVNISYDIPVDGKIIKNVNVYAAGQNLFTLTDYLGYDPEFSYTRSIFGQGVDMGLLPQFSSVLLGLKIGL, from the coding sequence ATGAAGCGAAAAAATATACAGAAATTTTGTACCGCTGCCCTGGCACTTCAAATGGGCTTTGCAGGAGCATTATTTGCCCAAGAAGTTGAGGAAGTGCAGGAAGTAAAAGTGCAGCCCAATCAAAAATCCATGTACCTAGCTGAGCAAATCAACGGTAAGGTGATATCCAAAAGAACCGGGGAACCGCTAGAAGGAATTGGTATAGCCTATAAAGACCTATCAGCTACCTTTTCCAACTCCAACGGGGAGTTTGAGCTGATGGTACCTTCATTTAGTACTACTATCCAAATCAATTTTGGGGACCTTATAGTGAAGGAAATCCCTTTGAATGGCAGGAGTAGTTTGGATATTGAACTGAGTGATTTGGAATTGGCAAAGGCAGGAGGGAATTATGCCCAATTGCCTTATGATAGCAGATTGAGCGAGCATATTACCGGATCAGTAAACGCCATAGACCTGACCGATGCTTGGAGGGGAAAAGCGAACAGTCCCGAGACGGCACTTCAGGGACAAGCAGCTGGTGTGAATATGATCAGGAGATCAGGCGCATTAGGGGTTGGGGCCAATACCTTTATACGTGGATTGGCTTCCTTAAATGCCGAAACACAGCCATTGGTGGTGGTGGATGGAATGATCTATGATATGAACCAGTATGAAGGTTCCATTTTGAATGGCTTTACTTCTAATCCCCTGTCTTTTATTGATATCAAGGACATCGATAAGGTGACATTTATCAAAGATGGTGGTTCCATCTATGGCACCAAGGGAGCCAATGGGGTGATTATGATCACTACAGCTAGGGCCAAAGACCTTACCACAAGAATTGATTTTCATACCTATGGAGGGGTAAATATCAGGCCCCAAAGTCTTCCTGTTATGGAAGCAGATGAGTACCGGCCTTATTTTTCAGAGATGCTGTCCAGTAGTGGACTTAGTACCAATGAGGTTTTGGCACACCGTTATATGAATGATATGCCGGATACATTGGGATATTATAATTATCATAATAATACCCAATGGCAAAATCAGGTGATGCGTAGCAGCTACGACCAGAATTATTTTATCAAGGTTTCTGGTGGGGACAATATTGCTACCTATTCCCTTTCTATGGGACATTTGAAAAGCCGGACTGTTATGGATGGTGAAACATTCTCCCGCTCCAATGTGCGCTTCAATGGTGATTTCCAGATTACAGAGAAGTTTACGGCGGGTACGAATATGGCTTTTTCATATGCACTGAATGATATGTACCAATATGGTTATGGGGTAGAAGATATCAGTCCCCTGAATTTGGGTTTGGTCAAATCACCATTTTTGGCCGCGAATATATATGATGAAGCAGGTAAGAAGTCGCCCAACCTAAGTGATTCCGATTCTTTGGGGATCAGTAATCCCAGGTCGATCATCGAAAACATGCAGGGACAGAACAGGCGCTTCCGTTTCTTTGGTTCTTATAATGCGAAGTATCAATTCAATGATCAATTCAGCCTTCAAAGTCTTTTTGGCCTGACCATTGACCAAAACAGGGAATCTTTCTTTGTGCCTGATCTGGGTGTGGAAGAAGAAATTTCTGGAAATGCCATCGTCAAGAACAGGATAGGTGGACAGATCCAAAGGTTGTTCAGTACCTATAGTGATACGCGTTTTGATTATAACAATACCTATGGTTATCAGCATCACTTGAATGTGGGGCTGGGCTTCCGATATAACAAAAGCAATTTGGAGGAAGATACCGGTTTGGCCTTTAACTCAGGTACTGATGACTTTATTACACTGGGCTCAGGTGTTGTTTCCCTGAACCAAAATTATGGAAATGTAGGTGAGTGGATTTGGATGAGCTATTATTTGGATGCCAGCTATGATTACCTCAGCAAATATTTCTTGGATGTGAAAGTGGCTGTGGATGGCTCTTCCCGTTTTGGAACAGCTGCTCAGGACGGAATAAGTCTGTTTGGACATCAGTTTGGGGTATTTCCATCTGTTCAAGGAGCTTGGTTGCTTTCTTCGGAGGATTTTATGGCCAATAGCCGTCTGGACCTTTTAAAGCTGCGCTTGAGCTATAGCCAAACCGGGAATGACGGAATTGGTAACTATCAACAATACCAGTTATACAAGGGGGCGAATGTAATAGCTGTACAAGGTTTGGTGCGTTCAAACCTGGCCAATAAGGAAATCCAGTGGGAAAGCAATCGTAAGCTCAATGCAGGATTTGATCTTGCCACTGCCAACCGTGTTTTTGGCCTAAGTGTGGATGTTTATCAAAACACCATTTCCAATATGCTGACCTATCAGCCATTGAGAACGGTCACTGGACTGGATTACTACTTGGCAAATGACGGAGAAATGGTGAATAGCGGTATCGATCTAGGACTTAGTTCCCGGGTATTGGACAGGGAAGTGAAATTAGAGCTTGGACTTCAAGTAGGAAAATACCTCAATGAAATCAAGGCGCTTCCTTATGATCAGCGGGTAACACCTGTAGCAGGTGGGGAGACCCTCACCACTGTGGGAGAAGCTGCCAATGTATTTTATGGTTATCAGACAGCGGGTGTTTATAGTAGTTCAGAAGCTGCAGCATCAGCGGGGCTGAGTACTATAGGGGTAGATGGAGAGCAAGTGTTTTTTGGTGCAGGAGATGTGATGTTTGTAGACCAGAATGGGGACAAGGTCATAGATGAAATGGATAAGACCATCATCGGGGATCCCAATCCTGATTTCTTCGGGGCCTTTACTGCCCATGCCAGCTATAAGCGTTTTACTTTTGATGCTGCCTTTACTTTCTCTTATGGAAATGATATTTATAATTATCAAAGGCAACAGTTGGAAAGCATGTCAGGATACGAAAACCAATTGATCAGTGTAAGGAACCGATGGAGAGCAGAAGGCCAGGCAACTGATATGCCGAGGTTGGCTTATGGTGATCCGGCAGGAAACAGTCGTTTTTCTGATCGATGGATAGAAGATGGTTCCTATTTGAGGCTAAAAACAGTGAATATCAGCTATGATATCCCGGTGGACGGAAAGATTATCAAAAATGTCAATGTTTATGCCGCTGGACAGAACCTGTTTACCTTGACGGATTACTTGGGCTATGATCCTGAGTTCAGTTATACCAGAAGCATATTTGGTCAAGGTGTGGATATGGGATTACTTCCACAGTTCAGCAGTGTACTCTTGGGACTTAAAATCGGATTGTAA
- a CDS encoding fasciclin domain-containing protein yields MKVFNITSIWSKGMAYYMVGLLLLSLGSCDFEEPSNINITDDANISGYLRQNPDQYSSLSRILEISNTEGYLGAYGLYTFFAPNNEAVDTYLSENSLSLASLTEEEAKDIVRYHLLKDTISTANFTDGKLPIPTEYGKYLVTGAEYVDGQTSIRVNRQANILQSNIKLGNGIMHAIDNVLSPPTKTAAVWLEDNQSYSIFAQALKETGWYDVVNEETEGVWYTVLAESDEVLAAAGYDSYDALKNRYSHLGEPSNPSDSLNLFMAYHILPNIKYIADLVTATAHETKAPQEVVTIKLAGTDVLVNDDVFFGVHEPGSPIIRSESDNSVTNGVVHSVGDHFAIKLRAPTAVYWDVADQPEIRQLTQYFRVAGAPSYTFKLGELSRMTWGGNYVDLLVDYRPPGLNTLEWVNGDYMKIGVASNRLSWAEITTPVLVKGRYKLWFCYRYHGEGGEMKITFDGEDIPGARLLNTRERYPDGINDEAEAEARGFKQ; encoded by the coding sequence ATGAAAGTTTTTAATATAACATCGATATGGAGCAAAGGCATGGCCTATTATATGGTCGGTCTTTTATTGCTGAGCTTGGGCAGTTGTGATTTTGAAGAGCCCAGTAATATAAATATCACCGATGATGCGAATATCAGTGGGTATCTAAGGCAAAACCCTGATCAATATTCGAGTCTTTCCCGTATCCTGGAAATATCGAATACAGAAGGCTATTTAGGGGCTTATGGGCTTTATACTTTCTTTGCTCCCAATAATGAGGCTGTTGATACATATCTCAGTGAGAACAGTTTGAGTTTGGCGTCTTTGACCGAAGAAGAGGCAAAGGACATTGTGCGTTACCATCTTTTGAAGGACACCATTTCCACCGCCAATTTTACCGATGGTAAGTTGCCTATTCCTACCGAATATGGAAAATACCTGGTAACCGGAGCTGAATATGTGGATGGGCAGACCTCAATACGGGTAAACCGCCAGGCCAATATATTGCAGAGCAATATCAAATTGGGAAATGGGATCATGCATGCCATTGACAATGTATTATCACCACCGACGAAGACGGCTGCTGTGTGGCTAGAGGACAATCAATCCTATTCCATTTTTGCGCAAGCCCTGAAGGAAACTGGCTGGTATGATGTGGTCAACGAAGAAACGGAGGGAGTATGGTATACGGTATTGGCGGAATCCGATGAGGTATTGGCAGCAGCAGGTTATGATAGCTATGATGCTTTGAAAAACCGCTATTCCCATCTTGGTGAGCCCAGCAATCCCAGTGATAGCCTGAACCTTTTTATGGCCTATCATATCCTTCCAAATATCAAATATATTGCTGATTTGGTGACGGCTACCGCCCATGAGACCAAAGCACCGCAAGAGGTGGTGACCATCAAACTGGCGGGGACTGATGTCCTGGTCAATGATGATGTGTTTTTTGGGGTGCATGAGCCTGGTTCTCCCATTATCCGTTCGGAGAGTGATAATTCCGTGACCAATGGGGTGGTACATAGTGTAGGAGATCATTTTGCGATCAAGTTAAGGGCCCCAACGGCAGTGTATTGGGATGTGGCCGATCAACCTGAGATAAGACAACTTACCCAGTATTTCCGAGTAGCTGGAGCACCTAGTTATACCTTCAAATTAGGTGAATTGTCTCGTATGACTTGGGGAGGAAATTATGTGGATTTACTGGTAGACTACAGACCACCAGGATTAAACACGCTGGAATGGGTAAATGGTGATTATATGAAAATAGGAGTCGCCTCCAATAGGCTTTCTTGGGCAGAGATCACTACGCCGGTTTTGGTGAAAGGTCGGTATAAACTGTGGTTTTGCTACAGGTATCATGGTGAAGGCGGTGAAATGAAGATCACTTTTGATGGAGAGGATATCCCAGGAGCGAGATTATTGAATACCAGGGAACGCTATCCAGATGGTATCAATGATGAGGCTGAAGCAGAAGCCAGAGGATTTAAGCAGTAA
- a CDS encoding RagB/SusD family nutrient uptake outer membrane protein encodes MKSIKGLFNSYIMAAVFGAGFFSCSDMLEVEPTAELEKEQYYQNELDADVAVMGVYGQLMGLAEQYVVLNEVRADLMEPTMMAEQDLMDLSNHSVVASDHNKYADPKPFYRVILNCNDVLEGLKKMRDENRLTEEQFNQRYSDIGAVRSWVYLQLGIHFGAVPYVTKSLESIEDVNNPLLFPKLNFPDLIDELVEFMENVPYLDRYPSNIGLVGTSNGYGIDRYFVPKRVLLGDLYLWQGSYTQAAEMYRYIMETATRDFAASGEFYNNLRIGWGGAGDFDVRYDKENDIRSLINSPSAGWKHIFGIASNERYEKQVWVWAMHFGSDFAPKYPFIRLFANSGEGEYQLKPSQSVMDLWNSEVQFNNFEFDARGVLSTENMESPQPEVGKYTVNYDPITGPLEEEGKWMLERAASIHLKFAEAANRDNLEDISKLSRAIVNQGIPGAYRPEGFSGDDVTEIMNTLFYPHPYDFDGRQGDFPRYRGSWYRHIGIRGRAYLPPKELPEEVEFVQEEKDWTEDLIIDEMAQELAFEGHRWPQLLRIAMRRDPSVLADRVYAKMSQSNNPEAVSRAAGVRSKLMSGDWFLPFHWEE; translated from the coding sequence ATGAAATCGATAAAAGGTTTATTCAATAGCTATATAATGGCGGCAGTGTTTGGAGCAGGATTTTTTTCCTGTTCTGACATGCTGGAGGTGGAGCCAACTGCAGAATTGGAAAAGGAACAATATTACCAAAATGAATTGGATGCAGATGTGGCTGTCATGGGAGTGTATGGTCAGCTGATGGGATTGGCTGAGCAGTATGTGGTACTCAATGAGGTGCGGGCGGATTTGATGGAGCCTACCATGATGGCAGAGCAAGACCTGATGGATCTTAGTAACCATAGTGTGGTAGCTTCTGATCATAATAAATATGCAGATCCCAAGCCTTTTTATAGGGTCATCTTAAACTGTAATGATGTGCTGGAGGGGCTAAAGAAGATGCGGGATGAAAACAGGCTGACCGAAGAGCAGTTTAATCAGCGGTATTCTGATATTGGAGCGGTACGTTCTTGGGTTTATCTACAATTGGGAATTCATTTTGGGGCCGTACCTTATGTGACCAAAAGTTTAGAAAGCATAGAGGATGTGAATAATCCCTTGTTATTTCCAAAGTTGAACTTTCCTGATTTGATTGATGAATTGGTCGAATTTATGGAAAACGTACCTTATTTGGACCGGTATCCTTCCAATATTGGATTGGTAGGCACTTCCAATGGTTATGGCATTGATCGGTATTTTGTGCCCAAGCGGGTGCTTTTGGGAGATTTGTATTTGTGGCAGGGGAGCTATACCCAGGCAGCTGAGATGTACCGCTATATTATGGAGACTGCTACCAGGGACTTTGCTGCAAGTGGGGAATTTTACAATAACCTCCGTATAGGTTGGGGAGGTGCTGGTGATTTTGATGTCAGGTATGATAAAGAAAATGATATTAGGTCATTGATCAATAGTCCTTCAGCGGGCTGGAAACATATCTTTGGCATTGCCTCCAATGAAAGGTACGAAAAACAAGTTTGGGTTTGGGCCATGCATTTCGGCAGTGACTTTGCCCCTAAGTACCCATTTATCAGGCTGTTTGCCAATTCAGGAGAAGGCGAATACCAGTTGAAGCCTTCCCAATCCGTGATGGACTTATGGAACAGTGAGGTTCAGTTTAACAATTTTGAGTTTGATGCAAGGGGAGTGCTATCGACAGAAAATATGGAAAGCCCCCAACCAGAAGTGGGTAAATACACGGTCAATTATGATCCGATTACAGGGCCATTGGAAGAAGAGGGCAAATGGATGCTCGAACGGGCAGCCTCCATTCATTTGAAATTTGCAGAAGCAGCCAACAGGGATAACCTGGAAGATATCAGTAAGTTATCCAGGGCCATAGTCAATCAAGGAATACCTGGAGCATATAGACCAGAAGGCTTTTCCGGGGACGATGTGACAGAAATCATGAACACCCTATTTTATCCTCATCCATATGATTTTGATGGAAGGCAAGGTGATTTTCCTAGGTATAGGGGAAGCTGGTACCGTCATATCGGGATCAGGGGAAGAGCTTACCTGCCGCCTAAGGAACTTCCTGAAGAGGTTGAGTTTGTGCAAGAAGAAAAAGATTGGACAGAAGATTTGATCATCGATGAAATGGCCCAGGAGTTGGCATTTGAAGGGCACCGTTGGCCACAGCTGCTGAGGATAGCGATGAGAAGAGATCCATCTGTATTGGCCGACAGGGTATATGCCAAGATGTCCCAGTCCAATAATCCTGAAGCTGTTTCCAGGGCTGCAGGCGTCAGGTCAAAGTTAATGAGTGGAGATTGGTTTTTGCCATTTCATTGGGAGGAGTAA
- a CDS encoding fasciclin domain-containing protein produces the protein MKMIRKYKNYLLGLFALGLFSCEDQWAAHNDAPQDLNNNLVQMIYSDADLSSFASLLEKSGLDKQLASGSYTVWAPSNAALEELPESISGDDDMLRLFVGNHIGYQERLSYQAAEEPIRVKMLNGKISLLSETGIRSVDESAGFEYADRLAKNGVLYKVDSYMVPKKNVWEIVQEESDNPVSQLIMEMSETDPISMETSNYYRYEIADLSVEDSTYTLIMLDESAFEAYKGEMKPYFKDTMPEDFMSKAFKVGLAKDLLSITAYYDNVPDTLLSVDSVKVAFDAEHVLRKINASNGVVYVMDDFSYKWSDKVPEIKIEGEFYDDISGSSGPVNVRARSWASNKRDLLVINHSTPSYHVTYNVPQAHSTKYKIYWRANNDNYIPRNNWQSIAIDSVSNLPYGNKMVGINDLSEVFIGEHEVQHYGQLKVILKAEANSNNDWNSLVLDYLRLVPVFE, from the coding sequence ATGAAGATGATTAGAAAATATAAAAATTACCTGCTTGGTCTGTTTGCCCTTGGTCTGTTTTCCTGTGAGGACCAATGGGCAGCGCATAATGACGCTCCGCAGGACTTGAACAATAATTTGGTGCAAATGATCTACTCAGATGCAGATTTGAGCAGCTTTGCCTCTTTACTTGAAAAATCCGGATTGGATAAGCAGTTGGCATCGGGCTCTTACACGGTATGGGCCCCATCCAACGCCGCATTAGAAGAACTTCCTGAAAGCATTTCGGGAGATGATGATATGCTGAGGCTTTTTGTTGGGAATCATATTGGATACCAGGAGAGGTTGTCTTATCAGGCAGCAGAAGAACCTATTAGGGTAAAGATGCTCAATGGTAAGATCAGCTTATTGAGCGAAACCGGTATCCGTTCTGTGGATGAATCTGCTGGTTTTGAGTATGCTGACCGCTTAGCAAAGAATGGTGTGCTTTATAAGGTGGATAGTTATATGGTCCCAAAAAAGAATGTTTGGGAAATCGTGCAGGAAGAAAGTGATAATCCGGTCAGCCAACTGATCATGGAAATGTCAGAGACCGATCCTATCAGCATGGAGACGAGTAATTATTATCGGTATGAAATAGCTGATTTAAGCGTGGAGGATTCTACTTATACCTTGATCATGTTGGATGAATCTGCTTTTGAGGCTTATAAGGGAGAAATGAAACCTTATTTTAAGGATACCATGCCGGAGGATTTTATGTCCAAAGCCTTCAAAGTCGGTTTAGCAAAGGATTTACTTTCCATCACGGCCTATTATGATAATGTACCGGATACCCTATTGTCAGTGGATAGTGTAAAAGTGGCCTTCGATGCGGAGCATGTGCTTAGAAAAATCAACGCATCGAATGGTGTTGTGTATGTGATGGATGATTTTTCCTATAAATGGTCAGACAAAGTACCTGAAATCAAAATAGAAGGAGAGTTTTATGATGACATTTCGGGCAGTTCCGGGCCGGTGAATGTAAGGGCCAGAAGTTGGGCTTCGAATAAAAGGGACCTGTTGGTGATTAATCACAGTACTCCTTCCTACCATGTGACCTATAATGTCCCTCAGGCCCATTCCACCAAGTACAAGATCTATTGGAGGGCAAATAATGATAATTATATCCCAAGAAATAATTGGCAAAGCATTGCGATAGATTCAGTAAGCAATCTTCCATATGGGAATAAAATGGTAGGGATCAATGACCTATCCGAAGTATTTATTGGGGAACATGAAGTGCAGCACTATGGACAGCTTAAAGTGATCCTTAAGGCAGAAGCCAATTCCAATAATGACTGGAATTCCTTGGTTTTGGATTATTTACGCTTGGTTCCAGTATTTGAATAA